The following coding sequences are from one Halomicrobium zhouii window:
- a CDS encoding ThuA domain-containing protein, which translates to MASVTVWNEFVHEREHDAVEEMYPHGIHETIADALAERGHETRTATLQEDEHGLTSDVLDETDVLFWWGHTAHDEVDDAVVERVCDRVHEGMGFVALHSGHFSRPFKRLMGTPCSLTWRENEERERLWAIHPEHPIVDGIENPVVVPEAETYGEPFAVPEPDELVFTSWFEGGEVFRSGCCYRRGLGRVFYFRPGHETHPIYHDETIQQILANAAEWASENADTPADLDTENVTEPPESAYRD; encoded by the coding sequence ATGGCATCCGTCACCGTCTGGAACGAGTTCGTCCACGAGCGCGAACACGACGCCGTCGAGGAGATGTACCCCCACGGCATCCACGAGACCATCGCCGACGCGCTTGCAGAACGCGGCCACGAGACGCGGACGGCCACACTTCAGGAGGACGAGCACGGCCTCACGAGCGACGTCCTCGACGAAACGGACGTCCTCTTCTGGTGGGGCCACACGGCCCACGACGAAGTCGACGACGCGGTCGTCGAACGCGTCTGCGACCGCGTCCACGAGGGAATGGGGTTCGTCGCACTCCACTCGGGCCACTTCTCCAGGCCGTTCAAGCGATTGATGGGGACGCCGTGTTCGCTCACCTGGCGAGAGAACGAGGAGCGCGAGCGCCTCTGGGCCATCCACCCAGAGCACCCCATCGTCGACGGAATCGAGAACCCGGTCGTCGTCCCCGAGGCCGAGACCTACGGCGAGCCGTTCGCCGTCCCCGAACCGGACGAACTCGTCTTCACCTCCTGGTTCGAGGGCGGTGAGGTGTTCCGGTCGGGGTGTTGCTACCGCCGTGGACTCGGTCGCGTCTTCTACTTCCGCCCGGGCCACGAGACGCATCCCATCTATCACGACGAGACGATCCAGCAGATCCTCGCCAACGCCGCCGAGTGGGCGAGCGAGAACGCCGATACGCCGGCGGATCTGGATACGGAGAACGTCACCGAACCGCCCGAGTCGGCCTACCGGGACTGA
- a CDS encoding tRNA (cytidine(56)-2'-O)-methyltransferase yields the protein MQDEPEVVVLRLGHRPGRDERTTTHVGLTARALGADRLFLAGPGASRQDTIEDITDRFGGPFEVETTDSPTKVIRDWNGRVAHLTMYGLPVQDVEAEIREAHREKPLLVVVGAEKVPFEVYEHADWNVGVTNQPHSEIAGLAVFLDRLFEGRELDREWEDADSVVVPKETGKRVESVEE from the coding sequence ATGCAAGACGAACCCGAGGTCGTCGTCCTCCGACTGGGACACCGACCCGGTCGCGACGAGCGGACGACGACCCACGTCGGCCTGACGGCCCGCGCGCTGGGCGCCGACAGGCTCTTCCTCGCCGGCCCCGGCGCCAGCAGGCAGGATACCATCGAAGACATCACGGACCGGTTCGGCGGCCCTTTCGAGGTAGAGACGACCGACTCGCCGACGAAGGTCATCCGCGACTGGAACGGACGCGTCGCGCACCTCACCATGTACGGGCTCCCGGTACAAGACGTCGAAGCTGAGATCCGCGAGGCGCACCGCGAAAAACCCCTGCTCGTCGTCGTCGGCGCCGAGAAGGTTCCCTTCGAGGTGTACGAGCACGCCGACTGGAACGTCGGCGTGACGAACCAGCCCCACTCCGAGATCGCCGGCCTCGCAGTCTTCCTCGACCGGTTGTTCGAGGGCCGAGAACTCGACCGCGAGTGGGAGGACGCCGACAGCGTGGTCGTCCCGAAGGAGACCGGGAAGCGCGTCGAGTCGGTCGAGGAGTAG
- a CDS encoding transcription factor, producing MAFEDLLEDPVIQKYLHELVGPKGMPVAAAPPDGEVTDEELAEELGLELNDVRRALFILYENDLATYRRLRDEDSGWLTYLWTFHYENIPEALESEMYRLLEALEERRAYERDNEFYLCETCGIRFEFAEAMEFGFECPECGNQVETMENTRLVDAMDGRIERLRDELNVDAETETEAEA from the coding sequence ATGGCTTTTGAGGACCTTCTGGAGGATCCCGTCATACAGAAATACCTCCACGAACTGGTCGGACCGAAGGGGATGCCGGTCGCCGCCGCGCCGCCGGACGGCGAAGTGACCGACGAGGAACTGGCCGAGGAGCTGGGCCTCGAACTCAACGACGTCCGTCGCGCGCTGTTCATTCTCTACGAGAACGATCTCGCGACGTACCGACGACTGCGCGACGAGGACTCGGGGTGGCTCACCTACCTCTGGACGTTCCACTACGAGAACATCCCGGAGGCGCTCGAGTCGGAGATGTACCGGCTCCTCGAAGCCCTCGAGGAGCGCCGGGCCTACGAGCGCGACAACGAGTTCTACCTGTGTGAGACCTGCGGCATCCGCTTCGAGTTCGCCGAGGCCATGGAGTTCGGCTTCGAGTGCCCAGAATGTGGCAACCAGGTCGAGACGATGGAGAACACGAGACTGGTCGACGCGATGGACGGCCGGATCGAGCGACTGCGCGACGAACTCAACGTCGACGCTGAGACGGAAACGGAAGCTGAGGCCTGA